A portion of the Lolium rigidum isolate FL_2022 chromosome 1, APGP_CSIRO_Lrig_0.1, whole genome shotgun sequence genome contains these proteins:
- the LOC124706789 gene encoding uncharacterized protein LOC124706789, with translation MAAGGDSGSGPRPSDKAARPPMTAIDSTIQSIKEVVGEHSDADILDALRDSNMDPNETAQKLLNQDPFHEVKRKKDKKRESAGQKSFAQTSAQGEHGSQGTRPHTQRVEIDQRRAHNQGQTYGLKKVSIALVDFTIPEPPEFLPIEEPHCDALNFRSVGQEIDWFARRGGHRAPSPRLLDKLQDEVGSRGIWEELSRLSATAASA, from the exons ATGGCTGCTGGCGGCGACAGCGGCAGCGGGCCCCGCCCCTCCGACAAGGCGGCGCGCCCGCCGATGACTGCGATCGACTCCACCATCCAGTCCATCAAGGAGGTCGTCGGCGAGCACTCCGACGCCGACATCCTCGACGCCCTCCGCGactccaacatggaccccaacgaGACGGCGCAGAAGCTTCTCAACCAAG ATCCATTTCATGAGGTGAAACGGAAAAAGGACAAGAAAAGAGAG AGTGCTGGCCAGAAGAGTTTTGCTCAGACCTCAGCACAAGGTGAGCACGGTTCTCAAGGGACAAGGCCACACACTCAAAGGGTTGAGATTGATCAAAGAAGAGCTCACAATCAAGGTCAGACATATG GTCTAAAAAAAGTCTCCATCGCCCTGGTCGATTTCACAATCCCCGAGCCGCCCGAGTTCCTCCCCATCGAGGAACCTCACTGCGACGCCCTCAACTTCCGCTCTGTTGGCCAAGAAATCGACTGGTTCGCTAGGAGAGGAGGGCACAGGGCGCCCTCACCGCGACTACTGGACAAGCTTCAAGATGAGGTCGGAAGCAGGGGAATCTGGGAGGAGCTGAGCAGGTTGTCAGCGACGGCTGCTTCTGCTTGA